Proteins encoded by one window of Dryocola sp. LX212:
- a CDS encoding aldo/keto reductase, with translation MQYINLGRSGLKVSRLCLGCMSYGEPERLPQAWSLDENASRPLIRQALEVGINFFDTANIYSGGSSEEIVGRALRDMAYRDEIVVATKAFFPWRNSPNTGFLSRKSLFQAIDDSLIRLGMDYVDLYQIHRFDHGTPVEETMEALHDLVKAGKVRYIGASSMEAWRFAKMQHVAERNGWTRFVSMQPQYNLLYREEEREMLPLCEDQGVGVIPWSPMARGRLTRDWNETTPRTQNDAFALKMYENAAQQDQKVVEVVAQIAAGRGVPRAHVALAWLLSKSAITAPIIGATKSEHLSTAVDALSLTLSKEEIAALEAPYVPHVVDGIVPPLPENPPGLSPLRVK, from the coding sequence ATGCAATATATAAACCTGGGGCGAAGCGGCCTGAAAGTCTCGCGACTGTGTCTGGGATGCATGAGTTACGGCGAACCGGAACGCCTTCCTCAGGCCTGGTCGCTTGATGAAAATGCTTCGCGACCGCTGATTCGTCAGGCACTAGAGGTCGGGATTAATTTTTTTGATACGGCAAATATTTATTCTGGTGGAAGCTCTGAAGAAATTGTTGGCCGTGCGCTGCGTGATATGGCGTATCGGGATGAAATCGTCGTCGCCACTAAGGCCTTTTTCCCATGGCGTAATTCGCCAAATACTGGTTTTTTATCGCGTAAATCATTATTTCAGGCTATCGATGACAGCCTGATCCGGCTCGGTATGGATTATGTGGATCTGTATCAAATTCACCGTTTCGATCACGGTACGCCCGTTGAGGAAACGATGGAAGCACTTCACGATCTCGTGAAAGCCGGTAAAGTTCGTTATATCGGTGCATCCTCAATGGAAGCCTGGCGTTTTGCGAAAATGCAGCATGTTGCCGAGCGAAACGGCTGGACGCGCTTCGTCTCTATGCAACCGCAATACAATTTATTGTACCGCGAAGAAGAGCGGGAAATGCTGCCGCTATGTGAGGATCAGGGTGTGGGTGTAATTCCCTGGAGCCCGATGGCGCGCGGTCGGCTGACGCGAGACTGGAATGAAACCACCCCCCGAACGCAGAACGACGCTTTTGCGCTGAAAATGTACGAAAATGCTGCGCAGCAGGACCAGAAAGTGGTTGAGGTTGTGGCGCAGATTGCCGCCGGGCGAGGCGTTCCACGTGCGCATGTAGCGCTTGCATGGCTCCTGTCTAAATCTGCGATTACTGCCCCGATAATCGGTGCAACAAAATCGGAGCATCTCTCCACCGCAGTGGATGCGCTTAGCCTGACATTATCCAAGGAAGAAATTGCAGCGCTGGAGGCTCCGTACGTCCCTCATGTTGTTGATGGCATCGTACCGCCACTGCCCGAAAACCCTCCGGGGCTTTCCCCCCTGCGAGTAAAGTAG
- a CDS encoding YciI family protein, whose translation MYLINISVNDDIAPEQHEALFSRHSSWFQHYFNTGKFILIGPYTDRERAGVVIAQVESREELEAILREDAYYPSLAQYEIREFIPKMIGNWQ comes from the coding sequence ATGTATCTCATAAATATATCGGTAAATGACGACATTGCTCCTGAGCAACATGAAGCGCTTTTCTCGCGTCATTCCAGCTGGTTTCAGCACTATTTCAACACCGGTAAGTTTATACTTATCGGCCCCTATACGGACCGTGAAAGAGCAGGCGTAGTTATTGCTCAGGTTGAAAGCCGTGAAGAACTGGAGGCGATCCTGAGAGAAGATGCTTATTATCCAAGCCTTGCTCAATATGAGATTCGTGAATTTATCCCGAAAATGATAGGGAACTGGCAATAA
- a CDS encoding NAD(P)H-dependent oxidoreductase has translation MQNVLIISGHPNLNESIGNATILGEVAKALPEAEIRFLDALYPNFEINVAQEQEALLNADVIVWQFPFSWYSVPGLMKLWIDKVFVHGFAHGSTAKLGGKKLIISFTAGAPESLYTPEGLFGHDIQHYMAQFATTAALCNLELQPPVHTFGISYAGRDEAIIREQKIMAKDHAERLITTIKKNAAALKIAV, from the coding sequence ATGCAAAATGTGCTGATTATTTCAGGTCATCCTAATCTTAATGAGTCCATTGGCAATGCCACGATCCTGGGCGAAGTCGCAAAAGCGCTACCCGAGGCCGAAATTCGCTTTCTTGATGCGCTGTACCCGAACTTCGAAATCAACGTGGCGCAGGAGCAGGAAGCCTTACTCAACGCCGATGTGATCGTCTGGCAGTTCCCTTTCTCCTGGTATTCAGTACCTGGGTTGATGAAGTTATGGATTGATAAGGTCTTTGTCCATGGCTTTGCACATGGCTCAACCGCAAAGTTAGGTGGCAAAAAGCTGATTATTTCCTTTACTGCCGGAGCACCCGAGAGCCTGTATACCCCTGAGGGGTTGTTCGGTCACGACATACAGCATTACATGGCGCAGTTTGCAACCACAGCAGCGCTGTGCAATCTGGAATTGCAGCCCCCCGTTCATACCTTTGGTATCAGCTATGCGGGGCGCGATGAAGCGATAATTCGTGAACAAAAAATCATGGCAAAAGATCATGCTGAACGCCTGATTACCACAATTAAAAAAAATGCTGCGGCTTTGAAAATTGCCGTGTAG
- a CDS encoding LysR family transcriptional regulator: protein MNNVIYNQIRIFQSIAREGSITSAARQLEITPPSVSKALKLLEQHIGHPLFVRTTRRIELTDAGEQLLQQTSLAVESLESAVESIKDLNQEPSGLVRITLSRFAYLLILKPFMAEFCQSYPKIQLEISVYDGTVNMIDERFDLGIRFGDILEESVVARQLMKPFREGLYASAGYLAEHGTPELPTDLHQHQLIGYRFITNNRILPLMLENQGEQLTVEMPGQLISNDIDVMADAIRSGLGIGRMFEPVYDLQPDKEQFIPVMMPYWKTYPPVYLYYLKSTGRAKRVKALIDFLIKKTER, encoded by the coding sequence ATGAACAATGTCATTTACAACCAAATTCGTATTTTCCAGAGCATCGCCCGTGAAGGCAGTATTACCTCGGCGGCGAGGCAGCTTGAGATAACGCCACCTTCCGTGAGCAAAGCATTAAAACTTCTGGAGCAGCACATTGGCCACCCGCTTTTTGTGCGCACCACGAGGCGTATTGAACTGACAGATGCCGGGGAACAGCTGTTGCAACAGACGTCTCTGGCCGTTGAGTCGCTGGAAAGTGCGGTAGAAAGCATAAAAGATCTGAATCAGGAACCGTCAGGACTTGTGAGGATTACGCTTTCTCGCTTTGCCTACCTGCTTATACTGAAGCCCTTTATGGCGGAGTTTTGCCAAAGCTATCCCAAAATACAGCTTGAGATTTCCGTTTATGACGGCACCGTGAACATGATTGATGAACGTTTTGATTTGGGCATTCGTTTTGGCGATATCCTGGAAGAAAGCGTTGTTGCTCGCCAGCTGATGAAACCGTTTCGTGAAGGTTTGTATGCATCGGCAGGTTATCTTGCAGAACATGGTACGCCCGAACTGCCAACGGACCTGCACCAGCATCAGCTCATCGGTTATCGCTTTATCACCAATAACCGCATCCTCCCACTAATGCTGGAAAATCAAGGTGAGCAACTGACCGTTGAAATGCCCGGACAGCTCATCAGTAATGATATTGATGTTATGGCCGATGCCATACGCAGCGGGCTGGGAATAGGAAGGATGTTCGAGCCGGTGTATGACTTGCAGCCCGACAAAGAGCAGTTTATTCCGGTCATGATGCCTTACTGGAAAACCTATCCACCGGTCTATCTCTACTATTTAAAAAGCACTGGCAGGGCAAAGCGAGTTAAAGCGCTGATTGACTTTTTGATTAAGAAAACAGAGCGATAG
- the mnmH gene encoding tRNA 2-selenouridine(34) synthase MnmH, producing the protein MHNARPNTQHYEHLLRSDTPLIDVRAPVEFAQGAMPAALNLPLMSDDERVAVGTCYKQRGQQAAVELGHSLVKGEIREARLQMWLEQCRQNPDGYLCCARGGMRSHLVQQWLKEAGVDYPLVEGGYKALRHFAMQAIEERSRWPMVLVSGNTGCGKTILIRSLPAGVDLEGLAHHRGSSFGRTIVEQPSQTCFENNLAVTLIKKSNAEPVPLVIEDEGRMIGSRHIPEAFREQMTQAKIVVIEDPFEVRLERLKNEYFQQMSEAFLSVNDEETAWKEYGEYLHHGLFAIRRRLGLERYSQFTGYLDTALEAQRKTGSCDGHLAWLSPLLEEYYDPMYRYQLSKKAGQIVFRGDYQQVEGWLRERT; encoded by the coding sequence ATGCACAACGCCCGTCCCAATACCCAACATTACGAACATCTGCTGCGCAGCGATACTCCGCTTATCGACGTGCGCGCGCCGGTTGAATTTGCCCAGGGGGCGATGCCCGCCGCGCTGAATTTACCGCTGATGTCTGATGATGAGCGTGTTGCCGTGGGCACCTGCTACAAACAGCGCGGCCAGCAGGCAGCGGTCGAGCTGGGCCACAGCCTGGTGAAAGGTGAAATCCGCGAAGCCCGCCTGCAAATGTGGCTGGAGCAGTGCCGACAAAACCCGGACGGTTATCTTTGCTGTGCCAGAGGCGGCATGCGTTCCCATCTGGTTCAGCAGTGGCTTAAAGAAGCAGGCGTTGATTATCCGCTGGTAGAAGGCGGCTACAAGGCGCTGCGCCACTTTGCCATGCAGGCCATTGAAGAGCGCTCCCGCTGGCCGATGGTGCTGGTAAGCGGAAACACAGGCTGCGGCAAGACGATCCTGATCCGTTCTTTGCCCGCCGGGGTCGATCTTGAAGGGCTTGCCCACCACCGCGGCTCGTCGTTTGGCCGCACCATTGTCGAACAGCCTTCGCAGACCTGCTTTGAAAACAACCTCGCCGTTACCCTTATCAAGAAAAGCAACGCTGAGCCTGTGCCGCTGGTGATTGAGGATGAAGGGCGCATGATTGGCTCCCGCCACATCCCCGAAGCCTTCAGGGAGCAGATGACCCAGGCGAAGATTGTAGTGATAGAAGATCCGTTTGAGGTCCGTCTGGAAAGGCTGAAAAACGAGTATTTCCAGCAGATGAGCGAAGCGTTTTTATCGGTCAACGATGAGGAGACCGCGTGGAAAGAGTACGGAGAATATCTGCACCACGGGCTGTTCGCCATCCGCCGCCGTCTGGGACTTGAGCGCTATTCCCAGTTCACGGGATACCTTGATACCGCGCTGGAAGCGCAGCGGAAAACAGGTTCCTGCGACGGGCATCTGGCCTGGCTGTCTCCGCTGCTGGAAGAGTATTACGACCCGATGTACCGCTACCAGCTAAGCAAAAAAGCCGGACAGATCGTCTTCCGCGGGGATTACCAGCAGGTCGAGGGCTGGCTGAGGGAGAGAACCTGA
- the purK gene encoding 5-(carboxyamino)imidazole ribonucleotide synthase, whose amino-acid sequence MKRVCVLGNGQLGRMLRQAGEPLGIAVYPVGLDAEPEAVPFAQSVITAEIERWPETALTRELARHNAFVNRDVFPVIADRLTQKQLFDKLELATAPWQLLSSRDQWSGVFKDLGELAIVKRRVGGYDGRGQWRLRDFETDQLPDDCYGECIVEQGINFSGEVSLVGARGHDGSTVFYPLTHNLHQDGILRTSVAFPHANAEQQSQAEAMLSAIMHELKYVGVMAMECFITPAGLLINELAPRVHNSGHWTQNGASISQFELHLRAIVDLPLPLPVVNAPSVMINLIGTDLNYAWLKLPLVHLHWYDKDVRAGRKVGHLNLNDSDTDRLSASLEALVPLLPADYASGIAWAQNKLSR is encoded by the coding sequence ATGAAACGTGTCTGCGTATTAGGCAACGGCCAGCTGGGCAGAATGCTGCGCCAGGCGGGCGAGCCGCTGGGCATTGCGGTTTATCCGGTTGGTCTGGACGCCGAGCCGGAAGCGGTGCCTTTCGCCCAGAGCGTGATCACCGCAGAGATCGAACGCTGGCCCGAGACGGCGCTAACCCGTGAACTGGCGCGGCATAACGCTTTTGTTAACCGCGATGTGTTTCCGGTAATCGCCGACCGCCTCACGCAAAAGCAGCTGTTCGATAAGCTGGAGCTGGCAACCGCGCCGTGGCAGCTTCTTTCCAGCCGCGACCAGTGGTCTGGCGTATTCAAAGATCTGGGCGAGCTGGCGATTGTAAAGCGTCGCGTGGGCGGCTACGACGGGCGCGGCCAGTGGCGTTTACGCGACTTTGAAACGGATCAGCTGCCGGACGACTGCTACGGCGAATGCATTGTTGAGCAGGGCATTAATTTCTCCGGTGAGGTTTCGCTGGTCGGCGCGCGCGGCCACGACGGCAGCACGGTGTTTTATCCGCTGACTCACAACCTGCATCAGGACGGCATTCTGCGTACCAGCGTGGCCTTCCCTCACGCCAATGCGGAGCAGCAGAGCCAGGCCGAAGCCATGCTCAGCGCCATCATGCACGAACTGAAGTATGTCGGCGTGATGGCGATGGAGTGCTTTATTACGCCTGCCGGGCTGCTCATCAACGAGCTGGCCCCGCGCGTGCACAATAGCGGCCACTGGACGCAGAACGGCGCGTCCATCAGCCAGTTTGAGCTGCACCTGCGCGCCATTGTCGATCTGCCGCTGCCGCTGCCCGTGGTCAACGCACCGTCGGTGATGATTAACCTCATCGGCACGGATCTGAACTACGCCTGGCTGAAGCTGCCGCTGGTGCATCTGCACTGGTACGACAAAGACGTGCGCGCCGGTCGCAAAGTGGGCCACCTCAACCTGAACGACAGCGATACCGACAGGCTCAGCGCCTCGCTGGAAGCGCTTGTGCCGCTGCTTCCGGCGGATTACGCAAGCGGCATTGCCTGGGCACAGAACAAGCTGAGCAGGTAA